A genome region from Rhizobium sp. NXC14 includes the following:
- a CDS encoding fumarylacetoacetate hydrolase family protein, translating to MSHPLLDAAASGGIFVGRVWNPEVAGPSIVTLRDGMLIDITSHEAPTLSALVESQNAAGFVRAASGKEIGPLEEIAANSTGKPDAGRPYLLAPADLQAVKACGVTFAQSMIERVIEEKAAGNPDRAASIRERVSALIGGSLTNLKAGSPEAAKVKQALIDEGMWSQYLEVGIGPDAEVFTKAPVLSSVGWGADVGLHPISTWNNPEPEIVLAVNSRGEIKGATLGNDVNLRDVEGRSALLLGKAKDNNASCSIGPFVRLFDDGYGLDDVRKAELDLKVTGQDGFVMHGKSSMSQISRDPTDLVKQTLGPHHQYPDGFMLFLGTLFAPTQDRDAPKQGFTHKIGDVVEISSAGLGTLVNTVRLSTECPPWTFGISALMRNLATRGLL from the coding sequence ATGTCTCATCCCCTTCTCGATGCTGCCGCTTCCGGCGGAATTTTTGTCGGGCGCGTCTGGAATCCCGAAGTTGCCGGCCCGAGCATCGTGACGCTTCGTGACGGAATGCTCATCGACATCACCTCGCACGAGGCGCCGACGCTGAGCGCCCTGGTCGAGAGCCAGAATGCCGCGGGCTTCGTCCGAGCCGCAAGTGGCAAGGAGATCGGTCCTCTGGAGGAGATTGCCGCCAACAGCACCGGAAAGCCGGATGCCGGACGACCCTACCTCTTAGCGCCCGCCGACCTGCAGGCGGTCAAGGCCTGCGGCGTCACATTTGCCCAGTCGATGATCGAACGCGTCATCGAGGAGAAGGCGGCCGGCAATCCCGATCGTGCCGCCTCGATCCGTGAGCGCGTTAGCGCGCTGATCGGCGGCAGTCTCACCAACCTCAAGGCCGGCTCGCCCGAGGCCGCCAAGGTCAAGCAAGCGCTGATCGACGAGGGCATGTGGTCGCAATATCTTGAGGTCGGCATCGGCCCCGATGCCGAGGTCTTCACCAAGGCGCCGGTGCTCTCTTCGGTCGGCTGGGGTGCCGATGTCGGCCTGCATCCGATCTCGACATGGAACAATCCGGAGCCGGAAATCGTGCTCGCGGTCAACAGCCGCGGTGAAATCAAGGGTGCGACGCTCGGCAATGACGTCAACCTTCGCGATGTCGAAGGGCGCTCGGCGCTCCTGCTCGGCAAGGCCAAGGACAACAACGCCTCCTGCTCGATCGGACCTTTCGTCCGTCTGTTTGATGACGGGTATGGACTGGATGACGTGCGCAAGGCCGAACTCGATCTGAAGGTAACGGGTCAGGACGGCTTCGTGATGCATGGGAAAAGCTCGATGTCACAGATCAGCCGCGACCCGACCGATCTCGTCAAACAGACGCTTGGCCCTCATCATCAATACCCCGATGGTTTCATGCTCTTTCTCGGAACGCTGTTTGCGCCAACGCAGGACCGTGATGCGCCGAAGCAAGGCTTTACGCACAAGATCGGCGATGTCGTCGAGATTTCCTCGGCCGGGCTCGGCACGCTCGTCAATACCGTGCGCCTCTCCACCGAATGCCCGCCGTGGACCTTCGGCATATCGGCACTGATGCGCAACCTTGCGACGCGCGGGTTGCTCTAA
- the scpA gene encoding methylmalonyl-CoA mutase, which yields MTKKTLSDWAELAQKELRASPETLTWRTPEGIAVKPLYTAEDLEGAAHLGSLPGFAPFTRGPRATMYAGRPWTIRQYAGFSTAEESNAFYRRNLAAGQKGLSVAFDLATHRGYDSDHPRVEGDVGKAGVAIDSVEDMKILFDGIPLGDMSVSMTMNGAVIPILASFIVAGEEQGVPRAELSGTIQNDILKEFMVRNTYIYPPEPSMRIVADIIDYTAREMPKFNSISISGYHMQEAGATLVQELAFTLADGREYVRAAIAKGLNVDDFAGRLSFFFAIGMNFFMEAAKLRAARLLWTRIMEEFRPKKASSLMLRTHCQTSGVSLQEQDPYNNIIRTAFEAMSAVLGGTQSLHTNSFDEAIALPTEFSARIARNTQLILQHETGVTKVVDPLAGSYYVESLTKELADKAWALIEEVEALGGMTKAVNDGLPKRLIEEAAARRQAAVDKGEEVIVGVNRYRLDNEQPIDILEIDNSKVRNAQIRRIEETKRRRDSSAVRETLAALAETARSGKGNLLAAAIEAARARATVGEISDAMRAAFGDHAATPDVIRGVYGEAYDNEPELAVLRERMAGVTEAMGYRPKIMVAKLGQDGHDRGAKVIASAFGDIGFDVLAGPLFQTPDEAVELALDRKVNVVGVSSLAAGHRTLLPQLVERLREKGGDDVIVVCGGVIPRQDYEFLHEHGVAAVFGPGTNVLEAANSVLDLLEGKRRNQ from the coding sequence ATGACGAAGAAGACGCTGTCGGATTGGGCGGAGCTTGCGCAGAAGGAGCTGCGCGCCTCACCCGAAACCCTGACCTGGCGCACGCCGGAAGGCATCGCTGTCAAGCCGCTCTATACCGCTGAGGACCTCGAAGGCGCCGCGCATCTCGGCTCGCTGCCCGGTTTTGCGCCCTTTACCCGCGGACCGCGCGCGACGATGTATGCCGGCCGGCCATGGACCATTCGCCAATATGCCGGCTTCTCCACAGCAGAGGAATCGAACGCCTTTTATCGCCGCAATCTCGCTGCCGGCCAGAAGGGCCTGTCGGTCGCCTTCGATCTTGCCACCCATCGCGGTTATGACAGCGACCACCCTCGCGTCGAGGGCGATGTCGGCAAGGCGGGCGTCGCGATCGACAGCGTAGAGGACATGAAAATCCTGTTCGACGGCATTCCGCTTGGTGACATGTCGGTCTCAATGACCATGAACGGCGCCGTCATTCCGATCCTCGCTTCCTTCATCGTCGCCGGCGAAGAGCAGGGCGTGCCGAGGGCCGAGCTGTCGGGAACCATTCAGAACGACATCCTCAAGGAGTTCATGGTCCGCAACACCTATATCTATCCGCCAGAACCTTCGATGCGGATCGTTGCCGACATAATCGACTATACGGCAAGGGAGATGCCGAAATTCAACTCGATCTCGATCTCCGGCTATCACATGCAGGAGGCCGGCGCGACGCTGGTCCAGGAGCTTGCCTTCACGCTGGCCGACGGCCGCGAATATGTCAGGGCGGCAATTGCCAAGGGTCTCAACGTCGATGATTTCGCCGGAAGACTCTCCTTCTTCTTTGCGATCGGCATGAACTTCTTCATGGAGGCGGCGAAGCTGCGCGCCGCCCGGCTGCTCTGGACCCGCATCATGGAGGAGTTCCGGCCGAAGAAGGCATCCTCGCTGATGCTTCGCACCCATTGCCAGACCTCCGGCGTTTCATTGCAGGAGCAGGATCCCTACAACAACATCATCCGCACTGCCTTCGAGGCGATGTCGGCCGTGCTCGGCGGCACGCAGTCGCTGCACACCAACTCCTTCGACGAGGCGATTGCGCTGCCGACGGAATTCTCCGCCCGCATCGCCCGCAACACCCAGCTAATCCTCCAGCATGAAACCGGAGTGACCAAGGTGGTCGATCCGCTGGCGGGCTCCTATTATGTCGAGAGCCTGACGAAGGAACTCGCCGACAAGGCCTGGGCTCTAATCGAGGAGGTGGAAGCGCTTGGCGGCATGACGAAGGCTGTCAACGACGGTTTGCCGAAGCGGCTGATCGAGGAAGCGGCGGCGCGCCGCCAGGCCGCCGTCGACAAGGGCGAGGAGGTCATCGTCGGGGTTAACCGCTACAGGCTCGACAACGAACAGCCGATCGACATTTTGGAGATCGACAACAGCAAAGTGCGCAACGCGCAGATCCGCCGCATCGAGGAGACGAAGCGGCGGCGCGATAGCAGTGCCGTGCGCGAAACGCTGGCCGCTCTGGCAGAAACCGCACGCAGCGGCAAGGGCAATCTGCTGGCGGCCGCCATCGAGGCGGCGCGGGCCCGCGCCACTGTCGGCGAGATATCGGATGCGATGCGCGCTGCCTTTGGTGATCATGCCGCGACACCTGATGTCATCAGGGGAGTCTATGGCGAAGCCTATGACAATGAGCCGGAACTTGCCGTCCTGAGGGAGCGTATGGCAGGGGTGACGGAAGCGATGGGGTACCGGCCGAAAATCATGGTCGCCAAGCTTGGTCAGGACGGGCACGACCGGGGCGCTAAAGTGATCGCCTCGGCCTTCGGCGACATCGGCTTCGACGTGCTCGCCGGTCCGCTGTTTCAGACGCCTGACGAGGCTGTCGAGTTGGCGCTTGATCGAAAGGTCAATGTCGTCGGCGTCTCGTCGCTCGCCGCAGGCCACAGGACGCTGCTGCCGCAGTTGGTCGAGAGGCTCAGGGAAAAGGGTGGCGACGATGTCATCGTCGTCTGCGGCGGCGTCATCCCACGACAGGACTATGAATTCCTTCATGAACACGGCGTTGCGGCCGTGTTCGGCCCGGGCACGAACGTTCTGGAAGCGGCAAACTCCGTTCTCGACCTGCTAGAGGGCAAACGGCGAAACCAGTAG
- a CDS encoding methionine ABC transporter permease: MTPIMLELLLRSLWETVLMTVASGVISLVAGLPLGLALVVTARGGIAENLWINRVLGAAINGFRSVPFIILLVALIPLTRLIVGTALGTGAAIVPLAIAATPYYARIAEVSLREVDRGLIDAVRAMGGNRWTIIREVLVPEALPGIVAGFTVTLVTLIGASAMAGAIGAGGLGDLAIRYGYQRFETNVMIAVVAVLVILVCGIQWLGDRLIAKLDHR; encoded by the coding sequence ATGACACCGATCATGCTTGAACTGCTTCTTCGCTCGCTTTGGGAGACGGTCCTGATGACTGTCGCCTCGGGGGTGATTTCGCTCGTCGCAGGTCTGCCGCTCGGCCTTGCCCTCGTCGTCACGGCGCGCGGCGGCATCGCCGAAAATCTCTGGATCAACCGCGTGCTCGGTGCCGCCATCAACGGCTTCCGCTCGGTGCCATTCATCATCCTGCTGGTGGCGCTGATCCCGCTGACGCGGCTGATCGTCGGCACCGCGCTCGGCACCGGGGCGGCCATCGTGCCGCTCGCCATCGCCGCGACACCCTACTATGCGCGCATCGCAGAGGTGTCGTTGCGAGAGGTCGACCGCGGGCTGATCGATGCCGTGCGCGCCATGGGCGGCAATCGCTGGACCATCATTCGCGAGGTGCTGGTTCCTGAAGCGCTGCCGGGCATCGTCGCCGGCTTCACCGTCACCCTGGTGACGCTGATCGGCGCCTCGGCCATGGCGGGCGCGATCGGCGCCGGCGGCCTCGGCGACCTTGCCATTCGCTATGGCTATCAGCGCTTCGAAACCAATGTCATGATCGCAGTGGTCGCCGTCCTCGTCATACTCGTCTGCGGCATCCAGTGGCTCGGCGACCGACTAATCGCCAAGCTCGACCACAGATAG
- a CDS encoding methionine ABC transporter ATP-binding protein: MNSVVSRATIEPRPQAAAEEVVRLIDVKRRFGTTPALDGISLSVMRGEILGIIGRSGAGKSTLIRCLNGLERADSGEIRIDGRDITGLQEQELQPLRRRIGMIFQHFNLLSAKTVEDNVALPLKIEGIAKAERLKRAHELLELVGLADKAQAYPASLSGGQKQRVGIARALAARPALLLSDEATSALDPETTRSILTLLKDINRKLGLTILLITHEMEVVRGIADRVAVIDAGRIVEEGQVWSVFANPQTDITRSLLGGIRPQLPDHILGRLSATTGSEVILSVDLAGPQAQGALFAELSAALPHSFRLVHGGIDHIQNQPVARFFIAVPARDPALAGKVEQFLTARSARVEVLGYDTDHA; this comes from the coding sequence ATGAACTCCGTTGTTTCAAGGGCGACGATCGAGCCGCGGCCGCAGGCGGCAGCCGAAGAGGTGGTGAGGCTTATCGACGTGAAGCGTCGGTTCGGGACCACGCCGGCACTTGACGGTATTTCACTGAGCGTGATGAGGGGCGAGATCCTCGGCATTATCGGCCGTAGCGGCGCCGGCAAGTCGACGCTGATCCGCTGCCTGAACGGGCTGGAACGCGCCGACAGCGGCGAAATCCGCATCGACGGCCGCGATATAACCGGGCTTCAAGAGCAGGAACTGCAGCCGCTGCGCCGCCGCATCGGCATGATCTTTCAGCACTTCAACCTGCTTTCGGCCAAAACGGTGGAGGACAATGTTGCCCTGCCGCTGAAGATCGAGGGTATTGCCAAGGCCGAGCGCCTGAAGCGCGCCCATGAACTTCTCGAGCTCGTCGGTCTTGCCGACAAGGCGCAAGCCTATCCCGCCTCGCTATCCGGTGGGCAGAAACAACGCGTCGGCATCGCCCGGGCGCTGGCGGCGCGCCCGGCGCTACTTCTCTCGGACGAGGCGACATCGGCCCTCGACCCTGAGACAACACGATCGATCCTGACCCTGCTCAAGGATATCAATCGTAAGCTCGGACTGACCATTCTCCTGATCACGCATGAGATGGAAGTGGTGCGCGGCATTGCCGATCGCGTTGCGGTCATCGATGCCGGACGGATCGTCGAGGAGGGCCAGGTCTGGTCGGTCTTCGCCAATCCGCAAACTGACATCACCAGGAGCTTGCTTGGCGGCATCCGCCCGCAACTTCCCGATCACATTCTCGGCCGGCTGTCGGCGACGACGGGCAGTGAAGTGATCCTAAGTGTCGATCTTGCCGGGCCGCAAGCGCAGGGGGCGCTGTTTGCCGAACTCTCCGCGGCTCTGCCGCATTCCTTCCGCCTCGTCCATGGCGGCATCGACCATATCCAGAACCAGCCGGTGGCGCGGTTCTTCATCGCCGTTCCCGCGCGCGACCCAGCGCTTGCCGGAAAGGTCGAACAATTCCTGACGGCCCGGTCCGCCCGGGTGGAGGTGCTTGGCTATGACACCGATCATGCTTGA
- a CDS encoding MetQ/NlpA family lipoprotein, with amino-acid sequence MTKNKKLHGLHFSRRAALAAAAVSAAALFIFAAPAPSFAEDKSIKVGIMAGEDEDVWRVVTSEAAKKGLKIETVIFNDYTQPNEALERGEIDANAFQHKPYLDNQVQQHGYHIVPVGYTGVWPIGLYSKKHKAVAEIPEGAVIGVPNDPSNEGRALRVLQNEGLIKLKDGTGILATVADVTDNSKKIEIKELDAGIVGRSIDDLDAGVVNTDWALKSGLSPAERIAQEPIADNPYRNFIAVKEENKDADWVKTLVSSYQNDTVKAEFDKVYKGTGLSAY; translated from the coding sequence ATGACCAAGAACAAAAAACTTCACGGCCTCCATTTTTCGCGCCGCGCGGCTCTTGCGGCCGCCGCTGTTTCCGCAGCTGCCCTTTTTATCTTTGCCGCACCGGCACCCTCCTTTGCCGAGGACAAGTCGATCAAGGTCGGAATCATGGCCGGCGAGGATGAGGATGTATGGCGGGTGGTGACCAGCGAAGCCGCCAAAAAGGGCCTCAAGATCGAGACCGTCATCTTCAACGACTACACTCAGCCGAACGAAGCGCTGGAGCGCGGCGAGATCGACGCCAATGCCTTCCAGCACAAGCCCTATCTAGACAACCAGGTTCAGCAGCACGGCTATCACATCGTCCCCGTCGGCTACACTGGCGTCTGGCCGATCGGCCTTTATAGCAAGAAACACAAGGCCGTCGCCGAGATCCCCGAAGGCGCCGTCATCGGCGTGCCGAACGATCCCTCGAACGAAGGTCGGGCGCTGCGGGTTCTCCAGAATGAAGGCCTGATCAAGCTGAAGGACGGCACCGGCATTCTCGCAACTGTCGCCGACGTCACCGACAATTCGAAGAAAATCGAGATCAAGGAACTCGATGCCGGCATCGTCGGCCGTTCGATCGACGATCTCGACGCCGGCGTCGTCAACACCGACTGGGCGCTGAAGAGCGGACTTTCTCCGGCCGAGCGTATCGCGCAGGAGCCGATCGCCGACAACCCCTACCGCAACTTCATCGCCGTCAAGGAAGAGAACAAGGATGCGGACTGGGTCAAAACGCTGGTATCTTCCTACCAGAACGACACCGTCAAAGCCGAGTTCGACAAGGTATACAAGGGGACAGGTCTCAGCGCCTATTGA
- a CDS encoding MFS transporter: MATVAERAPRFEKTTMSILMAVSFCHMLNDIMQSLLASLYPLFKANYDLDFVQIGLLTMTFQVTASLLQPAVGIVTDRWPMPYSLPVGMASTFCGLILLGNAGNFALLLVAASLIGFGSAVFHPESSRVARLASGGRHGFAQSFFQVGGNAGQAIGPLLAAFIVLPLGQHSVSWFAAIAMIGMVVLSWVGSWYMSHRRQNASKPAVSRTLPLPQNRVIWALLILVLLTATKNVYMASVSSYFTFYVIDRFELSVQQAQLMLFLFLGSVAVGTFLGGPIGDRFGARFVIWFSILGVIPFALLLPYADLFWTGVLSIVIGLVFASAFSAIVVFAQELVPGRVGLIAGVFFGFAFGAGGLGAALLGDFADTHGIAFVYRICSYLPLLGLLTVFLPRIPKHTRA, from the coding sequence ATGGCAACCGTTGCCGAGCGCGCGCCCCGTTTCGAAAAGACGACGATGTCCATTCTGATGGCCGTCAGCTTCTGCCACATGCTGAACGACATCATGCAGTCACTGCTCGCCTCGCTCTATCCATTGTTCAAGGCGAATTACGATCTCGATTTTGTCCAGATCGGCCTCCTGACCATGACGTTCCAGGTCACGGCGTCTCTGCTGCAGCCGGCGGTCGGCATCGTCACCGATCGCTGGCCGATGCCCTATTCGCTGCCGGTCGGCATGGCGAGTACCTTTTGCGGCCTCATTCTGCTCGGCAATGCCGGCAATTTCGCGCTGCTGCTGGTCGCGGCAAGCCTGATCGGTTTTGGCTCGGCGGTCTTCCATCCGGAATCCTCGCGTGTTGCCCGTCTTGCCTCCGGCGGCCGCCACGGTTTCGCGCAGTCCTTTTTCCAGGTCGGCGGCAATGCCGGCCAGGCGATCGGCCCGCTGCTCGCCGCCTTCATCGTGCTGCCGCTCGGGCAACACAGCGTCTCCTGGTTTGCCGCCATCGCCATGATCGGCATGGTCGTGCTGAGCTGGGTGGGCAGCTGGTATATGAGCCACAGGCGTCAAAACGCCAGCAAACCGGCTGTCAGCCGAACTCTGCCGCTGCCGCAGAACCGGGTCATCTGGGCGCTGCTGATCCTCGTGCTGCTGACGGCGACGAAGAATGTCTACATGGCGAGCGTGTCGAGCTACTTCACCTTCTATGTCATCGACAGGTTCGAACTCAGCGTGCAGCAGGCGCAGCTGATGCTTTTCCTGTTTCTCGGCTCGGTCGCCGTCGGCACGTTCCTCGGCGGACCGATCGGCGATCGATTCGGTGCCCGTTTCGTCATCTGGTTTTCGATCCTCGGCGTCATTCCCTTCGCGTTGCTGCTGCCCTATGCCGATCTTTTCTGGACAGGCGTGCTCAGCATCGTCATCGGCCTGGTGTTCGCGTCGGCCTTTTCAGCGATCGTCGTCTTCGCGCAGGAACTGGTGCCCGGCCGCGTCGGGCTGATTGCCGGAGTCTTCTTCGGCTTTGCATTCGGGGCAGGGGGGTTAGGGGCTGCGCTGCTTGGCGATTTTGCCGACACTCACGGCATTGCCTTCGTCTACCGCATCTGCTCCTACCTGCCGCTGCTCGGCCTGCTGACCGTCTTCCTGCCGCGCATTCCGAAACACACGCGGGCCTGA
- a CDS encoding helix-turn-helix domain-containing protein, which produces MNVKTPNAIDSYVGARIRARRQLLGMSQERLADQIGVTFQQVQKYEKGINRIGASRLQRIAEVLHTSPSFFFEQNESQPLSLQGLTLPDNADPVAEFLRTKEGLVLNRAFLKIADPNIRETIIALVKAMAQAESGPALPSIADITRPPLE; this is translated from the coding sequence ATGAATGTCAAGACACCGAATGCCATAGACAGTTACGTCGGCGCGCGCATCAGAGCACGCCGGCAGCTGCTTGGAATGAGCCAGGAGCGGCTCGCCGACCAGATCGGCGTGACTTTTCAGCAGGTTCAGAAATACGAGAAGGGCATCAACCGCATTGGTGCGAGCCGTTTGCAGCGAATCGCCGAAGTGCTTCACACCTCTCCGAGCTTCTTCTTCGAGCAGAACGAGTCGCAGCCATTGAGCCTTCAGGGGTTGACGCTGCCGGACAATGCCGACCCCGTCGCAGAATTCCTGCGAACGAAAGAGGGGTTGGTGCTTAACCGCGCCTTTCTGAAGATTGCCGACCCCAATATTCGTGAAACGATCATCGCATTGGTGAAAGCGATGGCTCAGGCGGAAAGCGGTCCGGCTTTGCCTTCGATAGCGGATATCACCCGTCCGCCTCTGGAGTAG
- a CDS encoding type II toxin-antitoxin system ParD family antitoxin, which yields MSTMNISLPDNLKHFVDQQVAGRGYGTSSEYVRELIRRDRDRQQLRNLLLEGASSETTEPIDASYFDSLRERATKQSSK from the coding sequence ATGAGCACTATGAATATCTCGCTGCCGGACAATTTGAAGCACTTCGTCGACCAGCAGGTCGCCGGTCGAGGATATGGCACGAGCAGCGAGTATGTGCGCGAACTCATCCGTCGCGACAGGGATCGGCAGCAGTTGCGCAATCTTCTGCTAGAGGGTGCGTCGTCCGAGACCACCGAGCCCATCGATGCCAGCTATTTCGATAGCCTGCGCGAGCGCGCAACGAAACAAAGCTCCAAGTGA
- a CDS encoding type II toxin-antitoxin system RelE/ParE family toxin yields the protein MTAKPVVPRQSARGDVENAVDYYAHMAGSQIAVGFIDALQSTYTLIAEHPASGSLRYSYELGLPNLRCTTLKGFPYVIFYLERADHVDVWRVLHVKQDIPAWLQDLGASD from the coding sequence GTGACCGCGAAACCTGTCGTCCCCCGCCAGTCGGCTCGCGGGGATGTCGAGAATGCCGTGGACTATTACGCTCACATGGCGGGATCGCAGATAGCGGTAGGCTTCATCGATGCACTGCAATCGACCTATACTTTGATCGCAGAGCATCCTGCATCGGGTTCACTGCGCTACTCATATGAACTCGGTCTGCCCAATCTGCGCTGTACGACGCTGAAGGGTTTTCCTTATGTGATCTTCTATCTTGAACGAGCCGACCACGTCGACGTGTGGCGGGTTCTGCACGTCAAGCAGGATATTCCAGCGTGGCTGCAGGATTTAGGAGCATCGGATTAG
- a CDS encoding glutathionylspermidine synthase family protein, with the protein MKRITLPARPDWRDKAQAVGFGFHVMYGEPYWLDDAAYTFTLEEIEKQIEEPSQELHDMCMDLVGEIVGSEEALDRLAIPEDLRDVVQRSWQRRDRHLYGRFDLAYDGNGPAKLLEYNADTPTSVFETAYFQFNWLTDQIALGVLPKDADQYNFLQESLVEAFDQFPKEPIFHFAAITDNEEDRGTTVYLMDCAVQAGHRVELLDIREIGIDAQGRYTDLKDRVIDRCFKLYPWEFMLREPFARELARSGDVFVEPAWKAVLSNKGLLPLLWQRHPHHPNLLPSYFTDDPAASALTDYVRKPLLSREGENVTIFRDGREAFSAPGDYGDEGFVIQAYAPLFESDNGFAVLGSWVAGDRACGLAVREDRSRITANLSRFVPHVIME; encoded by the coding sequence ATGAAGCGCATCACCCTTCCGGCGCGTCCTGACTGGCGTGACAAGGCGCAGGCCGTGGGTTTCGGGTTTCACGTCATGTATGGCGAGCCTTACTGGCTCGACGATGCTGCCTATACGTTCACGCTCGAGGAGATCGAGAAGCAGATCGAGGAGCCGAGCCAGGAACTGCATGATATGTGCATGGATCTGGTCGGCGAGATCGTCGGCAGTGAAGAGGCGCTCGACAGGTTGGCCATTCCGGAAGACCTGCGCGATGTGGTGCAGCGGTCCTGGCAGCGCCGCGACCGGCACCTTTATGGCCGTTTCGATCTTGCTTATGATGGCAATGGCCCGGCCAAGTTGCTCGAATACAATGCCGACACCCCGACTTCAGTGTTCGAGACGGCCTATTTCCAGTTCAACTGGCTGACCGATCAGATCGCTTTGGGTGTTCTGCCCAAAGATGCGGACCAGTATAATTTCCTGCAGGAAAGTCTTGTCGAGGCGTTCGATCAATTTCCCAAGGAGCCGATCTTCCATTTCGCCGCGATAACCGACAATGAGGAGGATCGCGGCACGACGGTCTACCTCATGGACTGTGCGGTGCAGGCCGGCCATCGCGTCGAACTGCTGGACATTCGGGAGATCGGCATCGATGCGCAGGGCCGCTACACCGACCTCAAGGATCGGGTGATCGACCGCTGCTTCAAGCTATACCCATGGGAATTCATGCTGCGCGAGCCTTTCGCTCGCGAACTTGCCCGCTCGGGCGATGTTTTCGTCGAGCCGGCCTGGAAGGCTGTGCTCTCCAACAAGGGGCTTCTGCCGCTGCTGTGGCAGCGCCACCCCCATCACCCCAACCTGTTGCCGAGTTATTTCACCGACGACCCGGCGGCTTCGGCCTTGACCGACTACGTGCGCAAACCATTGTTGTCGCGCGAGGGCGAAAACGTCACGATTTTTCGAGATGGGCGGGAAGCGTTTTCCGCACCGGGCGATTACGGCGACGAAGGTTTTGTCATCCAGGCCTATGCCCCGCTTTTCGAAAGCGATAACGGCTTTGCTGTGCTCGGCAGCTGGGTTGCCGGTGATCGCGCCTGCGGTCTTGCCGTTCGCGAAGACCGCTCGCGCATAACGGCCAATCTATCCCGTTTCGTGCCGCACGTTATAATGGAATAA